From one Plectropomus leopardus isolate mb chromosome 8, YSFRI_Pleo_2.0, whole genome shotgun sequence genomic stretch:
- the LOC121946638 gene encoding peptidase inhibitor 16-like produces MHQRSLLELQGVCTLQGVSTRRTTQDRGRWGSRLRRGAGRRYLRPPRGAPVWAWLLLGALVVPGAWSFLSEEQEELLVELHNHYRGQVSPSASAMLPLRWDPGLKVIAEGYAAKCTWSHNPELEDTGENLFAGTGSLDLREALEKWFLEHLDYNFQNNSCEEDKMCGHYTQMVWADTHRVGCAFHLCNDMKGLGWERVSYLVCNYYPAGNYEGERPYVEGDWCSQCPENLQECENNLCVADTVDEEEEEEEEDEDEEERVVLLPTISDLSPQPEEEEEEEKVTPPPATTDSYVQPETTTSSSSSAEDSEDTQPPDTPAPDTQPPGVPPTAQGEEDVVEEKMEEKEEKETKEEREEREEKMKEEEEEKRKETTDKMEGKGGRET; encoded by the exons ATGCACCAGCGGAGCCTCTTAGAGCTCCAGGGGGTCTGCACCCTGCAGGGGGTCTCGACCCGAAGGACTACCCAGGACCGAGGCCGGTGGGGCTCCAGGTTGAGGAGGGGGGCCGGGCGCCGCTACCTCCGCCCGCCCCGGGGAGCTCCTGTGTGGGCATGGCTCCTGCTGGGGGCCCTGGTGGTCCCCGGAGCCTGGAGCTTTCTGAgcgaggagcaggaggagctgctggtggagCTGCACAACCACTACAGAGGACAGGTTTCTCCCAGCGCCTCCGCCATGCTGCCGCTG AGATGGGACCCGGGCCTGAAGGTGATCGCGGAGGGCTACGCAGCTAAATGCACCTGGAGCCACAATCCAGAACTGGAGGATACCGGAGAGAATCTGTTCGCCGGCACCGGGTCCCTGGACCTGCGAGAGGCCCTGGAGAAATGGTTTCTGG AACATCTGGACTACAACTTCCAAAACAACAGCTGTGAAGAAGACAAGATGTGTGGACACTACACACAg atggtgtgggcagacacacacagagtcggCTGTGCCTTCCATCTCTGTAACGACATGAAGGGTTTGGGCTGGGAGAGAGTCTCCTACCTCGTCTGCAACTACTACCCTGC AGGGAACTACGAAGGCGAGAGGCCGTACGTAGAAGGTGACTGGTGCTCCCAGTGTCCCGAAAACCTGCAGGAATGTGAAAACAACCTCTGCG TTGCTGACACGgtggatgaggaggaagaggaggaggaggaggatgaagacgaGGAGGAAAGAGTTGTTCTTCTTCCAACAATATCCGATCTCTCCCCCCAGcctgaagaggaggaagaggaggaaaaggttACTCCTCCTCCTGCAACTACTGACTCTTATGTCCAGCCTGAGACCACcacctcgtcctcctcctctgcagaggACTCTGAGGACACCCAACCTCCAGACACACCTGCCCCGGACACCCAGCCTCCAGGGGTCCCTCCAACGGCACAGGGAGAGGAGGATGTGGTTGAAGAAAagatggaggagaaagaggagaaggagacaaaggaggagagggaggagcgGGAGGagaag atgaaggaggaggaggaggagaagagaaaggaaACAACAGATAAGATGGAGGGAAAGGGCGGGAGAGAGACGTAA